The following DNA comes from Suncus etruscus isolate mSunEtr1 chromosome 12, mSunEtr1.pri.cur, whole genome shotgun sequence.
ttgaatatttctttagcttctaaaaaatataaagtacaggCTTGCAGAGCCAGGCAGTTAAGGTTTTGTACCcgatcattttaattttactcttGTTTTCCTGTTCTAATagccataaattttatttattttatgtagttcACATGCTGCCAAAAATCAAGTTAGTCAAACACATATTTAAGATATAGACACAAATTAAGCcaacacatgcatatatatgtatgcaccATTCTATACTGTAAGGGACTGACACCCCCATTCTGTGCCAAAGCTGTGTGGATGACACGTAAGAGGAAGACTTGACTGAAATGCAGGGGAGACCCCCGGAGAcaccccccccggggggggggggctctgtaGAGTATAATAGATGCTTCTGGTTCACTATGGAAGTTAAGGGACATATAACTTGTGTGTGTGGGGATAATGAAGGATTAGAATAATGAAGGTCGCACTGAGGtacaccaaaaagaagaaaagaaaaaaaaaaaaggacataggTGCGCAAaaaggtggtttttattttttctctccctgcAGTGACGTGCACACATGTGGGGCTAGAATTAGAATGCAAGGAACTTCAGACTGAGACGTGGCATTCCCACAGGGCGAGCGAGAGTGCCCCCTGGAGGAAATCTGGCCAAAACTGAAAAGCAAAGTCCTGCCCTCCAACTGGTTCTGGGAGCAATAGTGAACTCCCAGTTTAGCTCAGGCTTGGATAAAGCTTGGTCTTTTCTGTTGAACATTTGCTCTGGGTTACTATAAGGTGATGGGCAGTCAAAAAATTGTCTTAGAAAACTTTCTAGACTAGTATCAAGCACAGATCATAGATCCTATCTCTGTTCCACCAACCACAAGTTTAGAAAGGTTTAGAAATCAGATGCGCCAGAAGCCAGAtgactgacaatgctcagggtatCTCTAAAATCTATCCTCAAGTTAAGAACACTtctgaggggcctggagagagatagcacagcagcgtttgctttgcaagcagccaattcaggaccaaaggtgattggttcgaatcctgaatcccggtgtcccatatggtcccccgtgcctgccaggagctatttctgagcagacagccaggagtcacccctgagcaccgccgggtgtggcccaaaaaccaaaacaaacaaacaaaaaaaaaaaacaacacttctGAGGAGGGCATGGCACCTCTCAGTACATCAACATGCCCTATGCACATTATAGAGTCACTATGATTTTCAGCTCAAATCTTTATGGACCGTTGGTGCTGTCTGACAGAACTGTCTTTGGTGTTGGACAAGTTCTACATAAGCACTGCTCAATGTGAGAGACAAATACGAGGACAGAACAATCAGAATGTGTTGAAAATTCTGAACCTCTGGTAGCAGATAAGACCAGTCTAGGGATTGTACCTATCAATTCCTGAGACATCCAGAAAAGATTTACTTTTCAAATCACCATAgttgtttattaatattaaatctaTTTACTCAAGTCTGTGGCCTGAGAGATAATTACTACACTTCAGTTTCACCTAAGAATTGGAAAAGGCCCTCATTAGATTTCAGGTAAACAGCTGCACCACAACACAGACATCTCTTACTTGGGGTTTAAAATCAAATCACTCTTAGGAGCAAACAACTAAAAGTCGGGCCCGAATATTACCCGGTAAAGCTGCAGAGAAGACTTGAGACCTTTCAGATTGGATTTGGGTGGTGCCAAGTGGTTGGTAATGTCAGCTACATTATACAGCCAGAGGATCAGCTCTTCCAGCTGACAGCAGAATGTCTGTAGACAGAACACATGTCATGAACTGATGAGCTCTTGTTTATGTTCTCAAAGGCTAAAAATACCTTGCGGGAGCTGAAAGTGCACCCTGCTATAACTCTACCACCTGTCCCCACCCCAGTGCTTCAGACCTCGGCTGGGCCAACATGAAGGGATCCCCTCACCTTGATGTAACACCAAAAGTGAACATGCTGAGAACAGCCAGTCCTCACTGGGAGTAGACCCACCAAGGTGTGGATAGGGCAAGGGCAAGAGGTAGCCTAGAAGAGATTAGCTTGCCACAGACGAATTCAGGTCAGCACCACTGCCAACTCAGATGGCTCCTGGCAACATCATGAACATATATGCCTCTAGACAAGGCAAAGCTGAACCTACAGCTTAAAACAAAGGTATGAATTGTTTACCTTGTTTTATTCCCACTTTTTAGAAAACTGGGTATCTTGACTCCTGCCAGCCACTGGGAGCAGCATATTTGAGTTTTTATCACAAAGGAGGGCACATGGACGTGGAGATGTTTATCCTGTTTACTAAAAGCGAAACACGGCACTGGGCAGCCTCGTGCCAAGTGTGCCAGGAAACAGCTGGGGCATCCTCCCGGCCATCCTGCCACCAGCTCACCAGGCCTGAGCGAGGACAGCACCTCCTAAGCTGCCGATGACCAGTGGCACAAAGCCCTCAGCATACATTGCAGCACTCACACAGCAGCTCAGAGCACCCACCATTTGTGAATGGGAAAACGTGATTGAATCAAAGCCCCAAAGACAGGTGCCTGATACCCCTGGCCTACGCCAGCATGGGAGCTCTGGGCACCCTCACAGGGTACATAGGAGAGCCCATGGCCAGAGGAATGGCCTGGACTCTGCAGTTTATACTACTTAGCCCAAATGAATCTGATGAGCCCTGTGATCCAAAGTGGCACCTCTTCAAGTCCAAGGCTTTGGGGAATAGCTCTGAGAATAAGTTGGGAGTCTCCATGGCTAGGCAGGCCACCAAGTACCCGCAGCCCATCTCACCCTCAGCACAATGCTGAATTATGATCAGGGAGGGGTGAGGAAGAACAGAGTCCAGCCACCAAACTCCACGACACACTCATGTTTACCTTCATACACTGCAGCAGTGATTCTCTGCCCTGCTCTCCTTTGCAAGGCTGTCCCCCTGCTTGTGAGTCTGAGAATGACCGATGCTCCGATGTGGCTGGCAAGGAGGGAGCTGCCTTGAGCAGTCCAGAGGAGATACCCCGAGCCTGGCTGCCTGCTGTACACGGAGCCTCCCTGGAGTTCTGGGTCTGGACAAAACAGGGCTTCTGTCCTACTGGGGCCCTCCTGAGGGCTGTCCCGGAGGGCAGCTGGCTTTGGCTGTAGTCCAATGGGAGGGAAGGGGGTCCCTCACTGTCCGATGCCTCGGAGGAGCTCTGAGCATTGGCAGCTGTGCCACGCAGGCTACCTGGATCAGGATTGGAACCCAGATACGTGGCTAGGCTGGAGATTTGTGTGAGCCTAGTAGGCAGAGGGAGGTACTCCTCGTCACTCTCCACCTCTGCTTCAGCTTGACAGCCAGGTTCCGTGTAGACACGGCTGCCCCCACTCCGCTGCATTTCTTTCTTGCTGCCCAGCCAGGGTGTAGGACAGCCTTGGTTCCAGGTCCTTGGTTGGGTGTCCACTTCCAGACGTGTGCTCCCAGCTAGCCGGGCTGCCGGGTGCCTCAGCACTGACTCCCGGCTTGCCCAAGGACCATCCTGATGGCTGGTGGTGACAGGGGTGGAAGCAAACTGGCTCCCAGGGGTGAGCCCCATGCCCTGTTTTGGGGGTGTTCTGGGGAGCTGTTGCTTGAAGTGGGACTCAGCAGGCCCCAAAAATGACAGAGCAGTTGCCTCTGCTGGAGGGCAGCTGTAGGAGACATTAGTAGGGGACTTCAGGGTACTTGCTGGGGAGACAGAGAAGCTGTCCAGGTCCACCCCGGAGTCCTGCAGGGCTACGTCAGTGGACACGCGGCAGGAGCGGTGCTTGGAGAGCTGAGGGCCAGGCCTCAAGGGGTAGGTATAGTCTAACAGCTCTTCATACTCCCTGTTGGGGTTCCAGAGTGGGGAGCGGCGGTCAGGGGAAGGAGGCAGTGAGTCTGGCAGAACGCAGGCCCAATACTCGGCCTGGAAGGAAAGGCGGCCCCTGCCTAGAGCAGACTCCTCAGTGCTGGAGGGCAGAGGCTGTGGTGACCACTGCAGCTGAGGGCCCGGGACCAGCACAGACGGAGTGGTCCGGGGGACCGTCAACTCCCAGGAAGAGGCCATTTGGGTGAGAGCACCATTCCGAGGCTCTGCCTGTGCAGGGtggccctgggcactgctgccAGCACACAGAGGGCCGGTAGCCCCAGGGCGCCCCACAGCTCTCCACCTTGATGGGAAACAGGAGGGGTGAGGTGACTCATCGGGGGACAGGTGCTCCTCTTCCGTGTCAGCGTCATGTCCTGAGCAAATAGAGGTCTGAGGTAGCTCCTCGGGGGCAGGGGACCTGCCCTCTTCCATCTGCAAGGAGGAAAGAGGCACTGGGTGAGACTGCAGCCACACCAAACTTCTGGGGACTCACTGGAAGTGGGCAGATGAAATCTGGGGAAAGTTCTGGAAAAGGGTAGCAAGGAGCAAGACAAAGTGCCACTCTCCCCAGCCTGGGCACCTCTGAGGAGCAGACTCGTTCCTCTGTTCTCTAGACACATAGTGAAGACAAGATGCCCCAGAGCTGTGGGTACTGCAACCTGAGGTACTAGAAGGAAAGCTGCTTCCTCCTGCGCTAGAACAAAGCAAATGGCAGTCTGCTCCTATCCTCTGGAGACTGCTCATCGATGGGAAGAGGGTGTGGCATGGGAAGCAGAAGCCCACACTACCCACCATCCTGCCTTCGAGAGACAATCTGGGGGGATTCTCTTCCTACGCTAGAAACAGgggccttggggccggagagacagcatggaggtagggcgtttccctttcatgcagaaggtcggaggtttgaatcccagcatcccatgtggtcccatgtGGTCTGCCTAGAGCGATttttgaacagagagccaggagtaacccctgagcattgtaatGCATTATAAtgcaaaaaccaattaaaaacaaaaacaaaaacagaggccAAGGATGGGATTAACTCAGGCTGGACAGCACTGGGAAAGTGGGGCCCTCCCTGTTCTTGTCCCTGGCTCCAACTGCCTAATTCCTCTCATGGCCCTGAGCCATAAGGCATATGGCACCAAACTGCTCCCCTAGTACCCTCAAGGACAGGAAAGGCTCCCAGGCCAACAGCATCCGGGAGACACTGGCCATTCTGGATTGAGGCCCATCAGAGCTGGGAAGGTCATTCATGTCACCTTGCCAGCCAGAAAGGGACTCCTGCGAGTACGGCCACACTGGGTCAAGCAGCATCAGGAGCGCTACTTACCTGACAATGCTGCTCCAAGAGGACTGTCCCTGAGGCCTGAGGAACAAACTGCCCTGAGCTCCTCTATTCCCAAGCCTTTGGGCAGCAGGTCTCAAGCCGCAGCACCAGTCTTGGGGTCACCTGGACCCCTCTTGAGTAGGGTGCACCAGAGCCCCtgctggcccccaaacccaactcCAGCTAGACCTACACCACAGGAGTCACCCCCAGGTCCCCAACCTTAGTGAAACTGCCCCCTCGTGCAAAGGACACAGGAGAGGCCAGCACCACTCAACCCCCACCCATCCCCTGGGCCGGACCTACCTGTCCTGCAGGGAGCAGTGGCTCTCCAGGTGGCACCACACAGCCGGGCTTGGGTGCCCCAGAGGCAGGTTCTCGGCAGGAGCTATTGGCTGCAGAGGGGCAACAAGGGGCCGCCCCACTGCTGCCTGCCTCGGCACCCCACACGGGGAAGGCAGGCCCTCCCTCGGCTTCCAGACGGGGCAGCTGCTCTTTGCTCTCTGGGGAGCCCCCACGCTGCTGCTCGCATGTTGTCCACCTGCCCGAGACTTCGGCTTCATGTGCAGTCGCCCTCTCTCCTCCAAGGGCCATGGGGCCTGCCTGTGCAGGGTTCAGCCTTCACTCCCTGCAGatgggaaaaggagaaagaaagaaaggttctGAGCCTGTGTCCAGGTAAGCCTGTTTTCTTCATGATGGAGAAAAATTTGTCTTCCTTTTCGTGTTTTgcccaaaagagaaaaggaacagTGACGACTTCCTGTGAGAAATCAGAGGCCTGTTTCCATGGCTTTAGATTCTAGAACCTACCAAGGGGCTGCAGCAGCCTTAGTAGTGGTCCCATTTTATGCGTCTAGTGCAGGCTTCCAGGCAGGCTAAGTCAGTTCCAAACCAGAGTCAGGGTTTGGCCCTGCCCTGTCCGTCCATCCCCTGCGTAAGGGGCCTGGCTCTTCACATTTGTTATCAGTTCCAGGGATGAACAAGTTGGGACCTGCCCAGATTCTGCTGGGCCGAGCACACTCCCCTGGGCCTGCACTGCCAGGTTTTGGAGCAAGGCGGGTTTCCCAGTCCAAGGGCCCCAGCAGAGCACAGCAGCTCTCCTTCGGCTATACTTACCCCAGTAACTAAGGGGACAGGCAGCAATGGAAAGGGGGTGAACAAGACAAGTTCATGTGACCGCAGGGGGTGCAGAGGCAGGGAAAGCCTGAGGAGGAGCTCAGTAATCAGGCCCGTTCCTGTGAGCACAGACCTGGGAACTGGCCCCTCAGCTGAGCACAGGTCAGTGCTGGGTGCTGGCAGGGAGCATACCCAGAGCACTGAGAAGGGGAGTTGAGGGTAGCTGGAGTAAAGTGGGGTAAAAGCCATCCTCGAAGTTCCCACTCTAGGATTAGCCTGGCTTCCTCTGGGGCCTGGAAGCCAAGATGTGACAAGAGGGAATGGGGGGATGTGGTGGTACTGGAAAGCCAGAGAGGGCAGAGAATGTGCCTCATCGATGTTCTTGGCTCCAGTTGGGAAACACAACTGGAGGGGACAATTTAGACCCCAAGGCTGTAGTTCGCTGCCCTGACCCTTAGACAGAACTGATTTCTCATACAGATCAAGTGTTATCTTCCCAGAGGAAGCACCGAGTCTACCACCCTAGGCACCATGCAGACAAATACCAGCATCCACTGTACCCACCTCTTTCCACAGGAAGCAGCAAACTCTGGGGAATACTGCCTAGGGCTAGATAACCTTTAGGGGCCACGGATGGATCCCAAAGAGCCATACTACAGGGACTGTGCTTGGCACATGGAGGCAGCCAAAGGATCAAACTCAGCCTCACCCTTCCTTGCAAAACagatgctctgccactgagctgtCCCTCACTCCTTTTCTCTAAATGCTTACAGACTGCCCTTAGAAATGGAgcctccttttattattttttcagtcaGTGCCTACCTAGGACAGTAGTATTCCATGGTATATTCCTTATCAGTGGACATTTGAGGTTCTGCCAACCCCACTGTGATGGGGACCAAGGACATGCTTCACTGGCCTAGTGTCTGCACAACACAACACCTATACAGAACTGTGGAGGTCTACAGAGCACCTTTACCCGACTTCTGCCAAATGCTACCCCCACAGCTGGCTATGGGGACCCCCAGTTGACACCAGTATTTCCCAGTTTCCCCAGGAGGCAGGCCCCATTCACAGATGGGAGACAAGGCTCTGGTCTGACTCTGTCACACAGGAGAATGGGTATCCTTTCCCAAACGCTGGTGAAGTGACTGGAGCCCGGAAATGACAGCCTGTGTGTTGGACTAGCACCCTTCCCCGTAGCAGCAGTTTTGAACTAGAATTCTCTGTGGCAGTTTCTAATCTTGAGTTCATTTTAGGGTCCCAAGAGGCTGATAGGGTGGGCAGAGGCCTGAGTTGGCCTCCACCCTAACAGAAATTATCAGGAGATTCAGTGAAGGACACATGGCCTATAAACTACAACAGTGGAGGGGAGACCCATGAAAGGGGTGAACTCAGAACCCCACGCTGGACCAAACCAGAAGCCCAGCCGGTGAGCTGTAGGATCCCAAAGGAGCAGCTGGGCTATTACTTTAAAGTCTCTATTGGCTTCCAGATTGTGTAGAGGCCATGACCCGCTGGATATAATTAGGAGTGACGAGGGCTTGGCTCACTCTAGCCTACGGTAAAAATACCTCCCGCCTTGGGTATGTGGAATACTCGATAGGGACACCTGACCAGACCCCCTATCTGCTGCAGGGACCCCATGGACTGCCAGGTCAGACAGGAGGCCAGCATGGTGAGCTTGCTCTCTCACCTGGAGTGTAGGAAATCACTCATATACAAAACACTTCCCCTAGGATTCCTCCAACCTGACTGCTCCTGACTTAGTTTTGTACCAGAGCACACAGCCAGTCACCAGGATCCATCATGGAAGCTAAGGCTCGCTTGGCAGAGCCAGGCCGGCCAGTGCCAGGGCCCCAGCCCCCAAAGGTTCCTAACTCAGAACACT
Coding sequences within:
- the CEP68 gene encoding centrosomal protein of 68 kDa is translated as MALGGERATAHEAEVSGRWTTCEQQRGGSPESKEQLPRLEAEGGPAFPVWGAEAGSSGAAPCCPSAANSSCREPASGAPKPGCVVPPGEPLLPAGQMEEGRSPAPEELPQTSICSGHDADTEEEHLSPDESPHPSCFPSRWRAVGRPGATGPLCAGSSAQGHPAQAEPRNGALTQMASSWELTVPRTTPSVLVPGPQLQWSPQPLPSSTEESALGRGRLSFQAEYWACVLPDSLPPSPDRRSPLWNPNREYEELLDYTYPLRPGPQLSKHRSCRVSTDVALQDSGVDLDSFSVSPASTLKSPTNVSYSCPPAEATALSFLGPAESHFKQQLPRTPPKQGMGLTPGSQFASTPVTTSHQDGPWASRESVLRHPAARLAGSTRLEVDTQPRTWNQGCPTPWLGSKKEMQRSGGSRVYTEPGCQAEAEVESDEEYLPLPTRLTQISSLATYLGSNPDPGSLRGTAANAQSSSEASDSEGPPSLPLDYSQSQLPSGTALRRAPVGQKPCFVQTQNSREAPCTAGSQARGISSGLLKAAPSLPATSEHRSFSDSQAGGQPCKGEQGRESLLQCMKTFCCQLEELILWLYNVADITNHLAPPKSNLKGLKSSLQLYRQFKKDIAEHQPLTESVLQKGEILLQCLLDNIPVLKDVLERISQQPSELESHAEHLYDSLLASLDVLAGCTLTPDTTTRTHTDSDRKLSLASSQAEI